One segment of Carya illinoinensis cultivar Pawnee chromosome 1, C.illinoinensisPawnee_v1, whole genome shotgun sequence DNA contains the following:
- the LOC122303053 gene encoding epsin-3-like: protein MGSLLLGQFKRQASFFLKQKYRTARLVFTDVSEAELLAEEATNNNPCSPDARTMTRIAEASFEVDDYWRIIDVLHRRFYYVDWKRWRQSYKSLVLLAFLLTHGPEDLAEEFQRDADIIQELGTFKHIDEKGFNWGVSMQKKSEEILKLLGGGIALKEARLKALKITKEIQGFGSPNTASPSSSTASTTPSSSSETSRFSSILSSYSTTSTPTWNDTYELNKHDQLRSPTKDSNSEEGTRDHEESNKYFTFKKNNVNVGSHQWDSPEVQESGLLLDSEDEKADGFISGICSKLAGISPSGGNDEEFGFMSFSDDGRSSSVTKKKFDRQYSLWY from the exons ATGGGGTCCTTGTTGCTAGGCCAGTTTAAAAGGCAAGCATCTTTTTTCCTAAAACAGAAATACAGAACTGCCAGGCTGGTCTTCACTGATGTTAGTGAAGCTGAACT GTTGGCCGAAGAAGCTACAAATAACAATCCATGTAGCCCTGATGCTAGAACAATGACAAGAATAGCTGAAGCATCCTTTGAGGTGGATGATTATTGGAGAATTATTGATGTTCTTCATAGAAG GTTCTATTACGTTGACTGGAAGCGATGGAGACAATCCTACAAATCACTGGTACTTCTTGCGTTCTTACTAACTCATGGTCCTGAAGATTTGGCTGAAGAATTCCAACGTGATGCTGATATTATTCAAGAGCTTGGAACATTTAAACACATAGATGAAAAGGG GTTCAACTGGGGCGTCAGCATGCAGAAGAAATCAGAGGAGATACTTAAACTTCTAGGAGGAGGAATAGCACTCAAAGAAGCGCGTCTGAAAGCTctcaaaataacaaaagaaatccAAGGATTTGGAAGTCCAAACACGGCTTCTCCTTCCTCTAGTACTGCTAGTACTACTCCCTCATCTTCCTCCGAAACGTCAAGGTTTTCTTCAATTCTCTCATCGTATTCTACCACAAGTACTCCCACATGGAATGATACATACGAGCTGAACAAACATGATCAACTGCGCTCACCTACAAAAGATTCTAATTCAGAAGAAGGAACGCGCGATCATGAGGAGAGTAACAAATatttcacatttaaaaaaaacaatgttaatgtagGATCACACCAATGGGATAGCCCTGAGGTTCAAGAATCAGGTTTGTTGCTGGACTCTGAAGATGAAAAGGCGGATGGTTTTATTAGTGGAATTTGCTCAAAGCTTGCTGGCATTAGTCCCTCTGGAGGCAATGATGAGGAATTTGGATTTATGAGTTTTTCTGATGATGGAAGATCATCCTCAGTGACGAAGAAAAAGTTTGATCGCCAGTATTCACTCTGGTATTGA
- the LOC122276862 gene encoding casein kinase 1-like protein 10 isoform X1, translating into MEHVIGGKFKLGRKIGSGSFGELYLGVNVQSGEEVAVKLESAKTKHPQLHYESKLYMLLQGGTGIPHLKWFGVEGEYNVMVIDLLGPSLEDLFNYCNRKFTLKTVLMLADQLINRVEYMHSRGFLHRDIKPDNFLMGLGRKANQVYIIDYGLAKKYRDLQTHKHIPYRENKNLTGTARYASVNTHLGVEQSRRDDLESLGYVLMYFLRGSLPWQGLKAGTKKQKYDKISEKKTLTPIEVLCKSYPSEFTSYFHYCRSLRFEDKPDYSYLKRLFRDLFIREGYQFDYVFDWTILKYPQIGSSSRARPSGKPALNPGTSAEKIEKPSVGQEIRDRFSGAVEAFSRRNGSGHGLHGDHSRHRSSDDVPSSKDVQPDSERGRGSSRNGSTSKRPVISSSRPSSSGEPSENRSSRLVSGSGRLSTTQRIQPGFESKTSSFTRNAATRGGRDDALRSFELLSIGTGKRK; encoded by the exons ATGGAGCACGTGATTGGTGGAAAGTTTAAGCTCGGGCGGAAGATCGGTAGCGGATCGTTTGGCGAGCTCTATTTGG GGGTTAATGTACAAAGTGGAGAGGAAGTGGCTGTCAAGCTG GAGTCTGCGAAGACCAAGCACCCTCAGCTTCACTATGAGTCAAAATTATACATGCTTCTGCAAGGAGGAA CGGGTATTCCCCATCTGAAATGGTTTGGTGTTGAGGGCGAGTACAATGTTATGGTTATTGACCTTCTTGGGCCAAGCCTAGAAGACCTTTTCAACTATTGCAACCGGAAGTTTACTTTGAAAACAGTTTTGATGCTTGCAGATCAGTTA ATAAACAGAGTTGAGTATATGCACTCACGGGGTTTTCTTCACCGTGACATAAAGCCTGATAACTTTTTAATGGGTTTAGGGCGCAAAGCTAATCAG gtatatataattgattatgGTCTGGCAAAAAAGTACAGGGATCTTCAAACACACAAGCACATACCGTACAG GGAAAACAAAAATCTCACAGGAACTGCTCGTTATGCAAGTGTTAATACTCACCTTGGAGTTG AACAAAGCAGAAGAGATGATCTGGAGTCTCTTGGTTATGTGCTTATGTACTTTCTGAGGGGAAG CCTTCCTTGGCAAGGATTAAAAGCGGGTACTAAGAAACAGAAGTATGACAAGATCAGTGAAAAGAAGACGCTTACTCCCATAGAG GTCCTTTGCAAATCGTATCCATCAGAGTTCACCTCATACTTTCATTACTGCCGATCACTAAGGTTTGAAGATAAACCAGATTATTCATATCTGAAGAGGCTTTTCCGGGATCTCTTTATTCGAGAAG GTTATCAGTTTGACTATGTATTTGATTGGACGATATTAAAGTATCCTCAAATTGGCTCCAGTTCTAGAGCACGA CCAAGTGGGAAACCTGCATTGAACCCAGGAACATCTGCTGAAAAAATAGAGAAGCCTTCAG TGGGACAAGAAATTCGAGATAGGTTCTCGGGTGCTGTTGAGGCCTTTTCTAGAAGGAATGGCTCAGGGCACGGTTTGCATGGTGATCACTCGAGGCACAGATCTTCAGATGATGTGCCATCGTCCAAGGATGTG CAACCTGATTCTGAAAGGGGACGCGGTTCTTCTCGTAATGGCAGTACCTCAAAAAGGCCTGTAATATCAAGCAGCCGGCCTAGCTCCTCTGGTGAGCCCAGTGAGAATCGGTCAAGTCGGCTGGTTTCAGGCAGCGGTCGGCTGTCCACAACCCAGAGGATCCAACCTGGGTTTGAATCCAAGACATCATCTTTTACCCGTAATGCAGCCACCAGAGGTGGTCGAGATGATGCTCTTCGGAGCTTTGAGCTCCTGTCGATCGGCACAGGAAAGAGGAAATAA
- the LOC122276862 gene encoding casein kinase 1-like protein 11 isoform X2 gives MLLQGGTGIPHLKWFGVEGEYNVMVIDLLGPSLEDLFNYCNRKFTLKTVLMLADQLINRVEYMHSRGFLHRDIKPDNFLMGLGRKANQVYIIDYGLAKKYRDLQTHKHIPYRENKNLTGTARYASVNTHLGVEQSRRDDLESLGYVLMYFLRGSLPWQGLKAGTKKQKYDKISEKKTLTPIEVLCKSYPSEFTSYFHYCRSLRFEDKPDYSYLKRLFRDLFIREGYQFDYVFDWTILKYPQIGSSSRARPSGKPALNPGTSAEKIEKPSVGQEIRDRFSGAVEAFSRRNGSGHGLHGDHSRHRSSDDVPSSKDVQPDSERGRGSSRNGSTSKRPVISSSRPSSSGEPSENRSSRLVSGSGRLSTTQRIQPGFESKTSSFTRNAATRGGRDDALRSFELLSIGTGKRK, from the exons ATGCTTCTGCAAGGAGGAA CGGGTATTCCCCATCTGAAATGGTTTGGTGTTGAGGGCGAGTACAATGTTATGGTTATTGACCTTCTTGGGCCAAGCCTAGAAGACCTTTTCAACTATTGCAACCGGAAGTTTACTTTGAAAACAGTTTTGATGCTTGCAGATCAGTTA ATAAACAGAGTTGAGTATATGCACTCACGGGGTTTTCTTCACCGTGACATAAAGCCTGATAACTTTTTAATGGGTTTAGGGCGCAAAGCTAATCAG gtatatataattgattatgGTCTGGCAAAAAAGTACAGGGATCTTCAAACACACAAGCACATACCGTACAG GGAAAACAAAAATCTCACAGGAACTGCTCGTTATGCAAGTGTTAATACTCACCTTGGAGTTG AACAAAGCAGAAGAGATGATCTGGAGTCTCTTGGTTATGTGCTTATGTACTTTCTGAGGGGAAG CCTTCCTTGGCAAGGATTAAAAGCGGGTACTAAGAAACAGAAGTATGACAAGATCAGTGAAAAGAAGACGCTTACTCCCATAGAG GTCCTTTGCAAATCGTATCCATCAGAGTTCACCTCATACTTTCATTACTGCCGATCACTAAGGTTTGAAGATAAACCAGATTATTCATATCTGAAGAGGCTTTTCCGGGATCTCTTTATTCGAGAAG GTTATCAGTTTGACTATGTATTTGATTGGACGATATTAAAGTATCCTCAAATTGGCTCCAGTTCTAGAGCACGA CCAAGTGGGAAACCTGCATTGAACCCAGGAACATCTGCTGAAAAAATAGAGAAGCCTTCAG TGGGACAAGAAATTCGAGATAGGTTCTCGGGTGCTGTTGAGGCCTTTTCTAGAAGGAATGGCTCAGGGCACGGTTTGCATGGTGATCACTCGAGGCACAGATCTTCAGATGATGTGCCATCGTCCAAGGATGTG CAACCTGATTCTGAAAGGGGACGCGGTTCTTCTCGTAATGGCAGTACCTCAAAAAGGCCTGTAATATCAAGCAGCCGGCCTAGCTCCTCTGGTGAGCCCAGTGAGAATCGGTCAAGTCGGCTGGTTTCAGGCAGCGGTCGGCTGTCCACAACCCAGAGGATCCAACCTGGGTTTGAATCCAAGACATCATCTTTTACCCGTAATGCAGCCACCAGAGGTGGTCGAGATGATGCTCTTCGGAGCTTTGAGCTCCTGTCGATCGGCACAGGAAAGAGGAAATAA